A single genomic interval of Porphyromonas sp. oral taxon 275 harbors:
- a CDS encoding polysaccharide biosynthesis tyrosine autokinase, whose translation MATHDSSASANKAQGMDFNLIDVFFYLLRYWPIYIVSIAAFCILSMYRNARMPYTYQSSIQVLIREASQRTMLDADMVRVMRNTSRLNMENEKLQFSSRSILERAVHTVNANVLYRVNEGLRSVELYDRAPFSMRFLDSLDNTSSWEVTYQDAGHVGIRRVGSDQVQKVPLNVPVRLGKEQFIVEPRSNFNSPWDHKEIKVDRMSFSNTVRYYQHAVVVSQPLERSSTLSITLQDRSKRKALDILLAQVAAYNREDEEVRNQISKNTADFVNERIAALSEELGIVEEDMEHFMVKTRTIDYDGKVMRYNARSAETEVEAYELETQLKLVSFMLSQLSSPSKANDFMPLNIGINAPGLDELIAQYNQLQLQRNKLVEASGGSVANPVITNYDQALKEQRAATIEALNRYASVLRVRLQNSNGQQSTLAGALPDVSSKGREKAEIERRLAIRERLYTELLNKREEYALRQAMTQDSAYVLDMDDAPSGPVSPNNFRTFMIAFLLGLVVPSIFLIIRLVVDTKIHTRKDIMDRVTIPFLGDVPRAEKSKEGLGRVVSAQGTDSVSEAFRVLRENLRFMIGTNDNSPKRIIFTSFGESAGKSYVSYNLALTLMASGKRVVLVDLDLRKGTISRRLGLRGAGVSEFLANPQMKLSDILRKDPAHPELAVIVSGAVPPNPTELLLHQRFDDLAEMLTEQFDYVLYDNVPFGSVADAAIANRVADLTLFVLRAGKFDRRAMPDLQRIYDDQVLTNMAIILNDAQGSGHGYGYGYGYGYGYGYGYGYGYGHKKRTLRQRIMHRLGFKVK comes from the coding sequence ATGGCCACCCACGACTCTTCAGCCTCTGCCAACAAGGCGCAGGGGATGGACTTCAACCTGATTGACGTCTTCTTCTACCTGCTTCGCTACTGGCCCATCTACATCGTCAGTATCGCGGCCTTCTGTATCCTTAGCATGTACCGCAATGCACGCATGCCCTACACCTATCAGTCCTCCATCCAGGTACTGATCCGTGAGGCCTCGCAGCGTACGATGCTGGATGCGGATATGGTGCGCGTGATGCGCAATACCTCGCGCCTCAACATGGAGAACGAGAAGCTCCAGTTCTCCTCCCGCAGCATCCTCGAGCGCGCAGTGCATACGGTCAATGCCAATGTCCTGTATCGTGTCAATGAGGGTCTGCGCTCCGTAGAGCTCTACGATCGTGCTCCCTTCTCGATGCGCTTCCTCGACAGCCTGGACAATACCTCCTCCTGGGAAGTGACCTACCAAGACGCTGGGCATGTAGGCATCCGCCGTGTGGGGAGCGATCAGGTACAGAAGGTGCCCCTCAATGTCCCTGTACGCCTTGGCAAGGAGCAGTTCATCGTCGAGCCCCGCTCCAACTTCAATAGCCCCTGGGACCACAAGGAGATCAAGGTTGACCGCATGTCCTTCAGCAACACCGTACGCTACTACCAGCATGCTGTCGTTGTCTCACAGCCTCTGGAACGCTCTTCGACACTGAGTATCACGCTCCAGGACCGCTCCAAGCGCAAGGCCCTCGATATCCTCCTGGCGCAGGTCGCTGCCTACAACCGTGAGGACGAAGAGGTGCGCAACCAGATCTCTAAGAATACCGCAGACTTCGTCAACGAGCGTATCGCTGCCCTCAGCGAAGAACTCGGGATCGTCGAGGAGGACATGGAGCACTTCATGGTCAAGACCCGTACCATCGACTACGATGGTAAGGTGATGCGCTACAATGCTCGTTCGGCTGAGACAGAAGTCGAGGCCTACGAACTCGAGACGCAGCTCAAGCTCGTCTCCTTCATGCTCTCGCAGCTCAGCAGTCCCTCCAAGGCCAATGACTTCATGCCGCTGAATATCGGTATCAATGCCCCTGGTCTGGACGAACTCATCGCTCAGTACAACCAGCTGCAGCTGCAGCGCAACAAGCTCGTCGAGGCCTCTGGTGGTAGCGTCGCTAACCCCGTCATCACCAACTACGACCAGGCCCTCAAGGAGCAGCGTGCCGCCACCATCGAGGCGCTCAACCGCTATGCCTCGGTCCTCCGCGTACGTCTGCAGAACTCCAACGGGCAGCAGTCTACCCTCGCCGGTGCCCTCCCCGACGTCTCGAGCAAGGGCCGTGAGAAGGCTGAGATCGAGCGCCGCCTGGCCATCCGTGAGCGCCTCTACACCGAGCTGCTCAACAAGCGCGAGGAGTATGCCCTGCGCCAGGCCATGACCCAGGATAGCGCCTATGTCCTCGATATGGACGACGCTCCCTCTGGCCCCGTCAGCCCGAATAACTTCCGCACCTTCATGATCGCCTTCCTGCTGGGGCTCGTCGTGCCTAGCATCTTCTTGATCATCCGCCTTGTGGTCGACACCAAGATCCACACGCGTAAGGATATAATGGACCGCGTCACGATCCCCTTCCTCGGGGACGTGCCCCGTGCAGAGAAGAGCAAGGAAGGGCTCGGCCGTGTCGTCAGTGCTCAGGGTACCGATAGTGTGAGCGAAGCCTTCCGCGTCCTGCGTGAGAACCTCCGCTTCATGATCGGGACCAATGACAATAGCCCCAAGCGCATCATCTTCACCTCCTTCGGTGAGTCCGCGGGTAAGAGCTACGTGTCCTACAACCTTGCCCTCACGCTCATGGCCTCGGGTAAGCGCGTGGTGCTCGTCGACCTTGACCTGCGTAAGGGGACGATCTCCCGCCGTCTCGGCCTCCGTGGCGCTGGCGTCAGTGAGTTCCTCGCCAATCCGCAGATGAAGCTCAGCGACATCCTGCGCAAGGATCCCGCACATCCCGAGCTCGCTGTCATCGTCTCTGGTGCCGTACCGCCCAATCCTACCGAGCTGCTCCTGCACCAGCGCTTCGATGACCTGGCTGAGATGCTGACCGAGCAGTTCGACTACGTCCTCTACGACAACGTGCCCTTCGGTAGCGTCGCCGATGCTGCTATCGCCAACCGTGTCGCTGACCTCACGCTCTTCGTGCTGCGTGCTGGTAAGTTTGACCGCCGCGCTATGCCTGACCTGCAGCGTATCTACGATGATCAGGTGCTGACCAATATGGCCATCATCCTCAACGATGCTCAGGGCAGTGGCCACGGCTATGGTTACGGCTATGGCTACGGTTATGGCTACGGCTACGGCTATGGCTACGGCTATGGTCACAAGAAGCGTACTCTGCGTCAGCGCATCATGCACCGCCTAGGCTTCAAGGTGAAGTAG
- a CDS encoding glycosyltransferase family 2 protein, giving the protein MIPSAPQPRLTVIVPAYNVAPWLEQCIQSIRQQSLTDLEIIVVDDGSTDATGELLEAWVAEESRLKVLHQPNAGQSAARNRALELVRSPYFTFVDGDDYLSPDVLEEAVALLESEPELGLVEFGFVEEYPDGRCQPQLHSSLRYTSLEAVRSLALSAEVSGMPWGKVYRSSVASDLRFPEGRIFEDTPFVLEVLMRSTAYAYLPSCGYHYRVMRSGSSTERWDGRLCHLFENVLELRDRLIDRDSPYRPLVNELLLRRLIIFVLWADRHRSEQPGLLALLLPYTRSLRGEPLAPGGWGIRLRNQLFLRAPRLFLGIKRLLPTPQYS; this is encoded by the coding sequence ATGATCCCTTCTGCACCTCAGCCTCGGCTCACGGTCATCGTACCGGCGTACAACGTCGCCCCTTGGCTCGAGCAGTGCATCCAGTCCATCCGTCAGCAGAGCCTCACCGACCTCGAGATCATCGTGGTCGATGACGGCTCGACTGATGCGACGGGCGAGCTCCTAGAGGCCTGGGTCGCTGAGGAGTCTCGGCTCAAGGTCCTACACCAGCCCAATGCGGGGCAGTCAGCGGCACGCAACCGAGCCCTCGAGCTCGTCCGCAGCCCCTACTTCACCTTTGTTGACGGAGATGATTACCTCAGTCCCGACGTGCTCGAGGAGGCAGTCGCTCTGCTGGAGTCCGAGCCTGAGCTCGGGCTGGTAGAGTTTGGCTTCGTCGAGGAGTATCCCGACGGACGGTGCCAGCCGCAGCTCCACAGCTCACTACGCTATACCTCGCTCGAGGCCGTGCGTAGCCTCGCCCTGTCGGCAGAGGTCTCCGGTATGCCCTGGGGGAAGGTCTACCGCAGCTCTGTGGCCTCTGACCTACGCTTCCCCGAGGGGCGGATCTTCGAGGATACCCCCTTCGTGCTGGAGGTGCTCATGAGGAGTACGGCCTACGCCTACCTCCCGAGCTGTGGCTACCACTACCGCGTCATGCGCTCGGGTAGCTCCACTGAGCGCTGGGATGGGCGCCTTTGCCACCTCTTCGAGAACGTCCTAGAGCTCCGCGATCGGCTCATCGATCGTGATTCGCCCTACCGCCCGCTGGTCAATGAGCTCCTCCTCAGACGGCTCATCATCTTTGTCCTCTGGGCCGACCGCCATCGCTCCGAGCAGCCTGGCCTGCTGGCTCTGCTGCTGCCCTATACACGCTCCCTGCGAGGAGAGCCCCTTGCCCCAGGAGGCTGGGGCATACGGCTGAGGAATCAGCTCTTCCTCAGAGCTCCTCGCCTCTTCCTCGGGATCAAGCGACTCCTCCCTACACCTCAATATAGTTAG
- a CDS encoding S24/S26 family peptidase — protein MNDERRPSTRRGAPSRITLEDAFDDVLSRIAEGYRVDIIAKGRSMLPFIRSQRDAITLSPLTEESIQPGRVVLARISRGYAIHRIETIYPGGRIILRGDGNPYQREACIPRQILAEATCVRRGRFLITQGSCLWWCAEYLWPSMPFLRRALLFVYRRTLLRWGC, from the coding sequence ATGAACGACGAGCGTAGACCTAGTACGCGGCGGGGAGCACCGTCGCGCATCACGCTGGAGGATGCCTTCGATGATGTCCTGAGCCGTATAGCTGAGGGCTATCGGGTGGATATTATCGCCAAGGGGCGCAGTATGCTCCCCTTCATCCGCAGCCAGCGGGATGCGATCACGCTCTCGCCGCTGACCGAGGAGTCCATCCAGCCCGGGCGCGTTGTCCTGGCACGTATCTCGCGTGGCTACGCTATTCATCGTATCGAGACCATCTACCCAGGCGGACGCATCATCCTCCGCGGTGATGGCAACCCCTATCAGCGCGAGGCCTGCATCCCGCGTCAGATCCTAGCGGAGGCTACCTGCGTGCGTCGTGGCCGCTTCCTCATTACCCAGGGCAGCTGTCTCTGGTGGTGTGCCGAGTATCTGTGGCCGAGTATGCCCTTCTTGCGCCGCGCCCTGCTCTTCGTCTATCGCCGCACGCTGCTGCGCTGGGGCTGCTAG
- the xseB gene encoding exodeoxyribonuclease VII small subunit, producing the protein MKETLSYKEATARLEQIVRYIEQDSPDVDELTKLVEEAVQLSKYCRRKLTEADKQLTSLMAQLSEDNEEAHG; encoded by the coding sequence ATGAAGGAGACCCTAAGCTATAAGGAGGCCACAGCGCGCCTCGAGCAGATCGTCCGCTACATAGAGCAGGACAGCCCCGATGTCGATGAGCTCACCAAGCTCGTAGAGGAGGCGGTGCAGCTCTCGAAGTACTGCCGCCGCAAGCTCACCGAGGCCGATAAGCAGCTGACGAGCCTCATGGCGCAGCTCAGCGAGGATAATGAGGAGGCCCATGGCTAG
- a CDS encoding 2-C-methyl-D-erythritol 4-phosphate cytidylyltransferase: protein MASPHEGRYALLVAGGSGLRMGAALPKQFLPLGGRPVLMHTLERFAPLVERLILVLPEEQRGYWAELCAQHRFTLPHEVTAGGETRFLSVSAGLGLLPEEGLVAVHDGVRPLLSAGLIEACFEAAARAGAALPALPVTDSLRQLQEGSSRAVDRADYVAVQTPQTFQLRQLHAAYRQPYRPSFTDDASVWEAAGFAAPELVPGEARNIKLTQPLDLKLAELLLKE, encoded by the coding sequence ATGGCTAGCCCTCATGAGGGGCGCTATGCCCTACTCGTGGCAGGCGGCAGTGGCCTACGCATGGGCGCAGCGCTGCCCAAGCAGTTCCTCCCTTTAGGGGGGCGACCCGTCCTGATGCACACGCTGGAGCGCTTCGCCCCGCTGGTGGAGCGCCTCATCCTCGTACTTCCCGAGGAGCAGCGCGGCTACTGGGCAGAGCTCTGCGCGCAGCATCGCTTCACCCTCCCGCACGAGGTGACCGCGGGCGGCGAGACGCGTTTCCTTTCTGTCTCGGCAGGCCTCGGCCTCCTGCCCGAGGAAGGGCTGGTGGCAGTGCATGACGGGGTACGCCCGCTGCTGAGCGCTGGGCTCATCGAGGCTTGCTTCGAGGCCGCAGCACGCGCTGGCGCAGCCCTGCCTGCCCTCCCCGTCACCGACAGCCTACGCCAGCTGCAGGAGGGGAGCAGCCGCGCTGTCGACCGTGCCGACTACGTCGCCGTACAGACGCCGCAGACCTTCCAGCTGCGCCAGCTGCACGCCGCCTACCGTCAGCCCTACCGCCCGAGCTTCACCGATGACGCCTCCGTCTGGGAGGCGGCGGGCTTCGCAGCCCCCGAGCTAGTGCCTGGTGAGGCGCGCAATATCAAGCTCACCCAGCCGCTGGACCTCAAGCTCGCCGAGCTCCTCCTGAAGGAATAA
- the recG gene encoding ATP-dependent DNA helicase RecG — translation MSLLETALTYLPGVGPKRAAVLASELGLYTYQDLLLYFPTKYVDRSRTYQIRELRGELPSIQLRGYIRDYKELGEGRKKRLVAYFTDGTGTIELTWFRSLATIRRLYPEGRMFLVFGKPVAFAGGYSITHPELDDAEKEQAVGSGLMPVYPLTEAVRRVGLASRQMRQLLYTLKELLRGQLTEPLPTSLLRSAQLMPYAEALEQIHFPETKELLEAARRRLKFDELLFIQLRLLGMKLERKKTSPGLLLPRVGEHFRSLYASLPFDLTEAQKRVLREIQADVVSGRQMNRLVQGDVGSGKTLVALFAMLLAVDNGHQACLMAPTEILARQHHASLAELLEPLGLEVGLLIGSTRRRERTRLHAALASGELPILVGTHALIEPSVHFHSLALCIIDEQHRFGVVQRSGLWAKNASWYPHILTMSATPIPRTLAMTLYGDLDISVIDELPPGRKPIQTYHVSEGELFRVYRFLEQQIAEGRQAYVVFPMIEEQEQSELRALQEGMMRYRERFPELEVVMVHGKMKPEEKDAQMQRFVSGEAQILLATTVIEVGVNVPNASVMVIEGANRFGLAQLHQLRGRVGRGASQSYCILVTGSKLGEEAQRRLQLMVETNDGFEIAEADMRFRGFGEIDGTRQSGQLLSLRIANPATDGAMVQYTRELAERILEADPELSQPEHAPLRRRLDELFRERPSWSQIS, via the coding sequence ATGTCCCTCCTCGAGACTGCGCTGACCTACCTGCCTGGTGTAGGGCCGAAGCGAGCCGCCGTGCTGGCCTCGGAGCTGGGGCTCTATACCTACCAGGACCTCCTGCTCTACTTCCCCACCAAGTACGTCGACCGCTCGCGCACCTACCAGATCCGCGAGCTGCGCGGCGAGCTCCCGAGTATCCAGCTGCGCGGCTACATCCGTGACTACAAGGAGCTGGGGGAGGGGCGCAAGAAGCGCCTCGTGGCCTACTTCACCGACGGCACGGGGACGATCGAGCTGACGTGGTTCCGTTCGCTGGCGACCATCCGCAGGCTCTATCCCGAGGGGCGTATGTTCCTCGTCTTTGGCAAGCCCGTAGCCTTCGCGGGCGGCTACAGCATCACGCATCCCGAGCTGGATGATGCGGAGAAGGAGCAGGCTGTAGGCTCGGGGCTCATGCCTGTCTATCCCCTCACGGAGGCTGTGAGGCGCGTCGGGCTGGCGAGCCGACAGATGCGCCAGCTGCTCTACACGCTCAAGGAGCTGCTGCGCGGACAGCTCACCGAGCCCCTGCCCACCTCGCTCCTGAGGAGCGCCCAGCTCATGCCCTACGCCGAGGCGCTGGAGCAGATCCACTTCCCCGAGACGAAGGAGCTGCTGGAGGCAGCACGCAGGCGGCTGAAGTTCGACGAACTCCTCTTCATCCAGCTACGCCTGCTGGGGATGAAGCTCGAGCGTAAGAAGACTAGCCCTGGGCTCCTGCTGCCGCGCGTCGGCGAGCACTTCCGTAGCCTCTACGCGAGCCTACCCTTTGACCTTACGGAGGCGCAGAAGCGCGTCCTCAGAGAGATCCAGGCCGACGTTGTCTCGGGGCGGCAGATGAACCGCCTCGTGCAGGGCGATGTGGGTAGCGGCAAGACGCTGGTCGCCCTCTTCGCGATGCTCCTGGCGGTGGACAACGGCCACCAAGCCTGCCTGATGGCGCCGACCGAGATCCTCGCGCGTCAGCACCACGCCTCGCTGGCGGAGCTGCTCGAGCCCTTGGGGCTAGAGGTCGGGCTCCTCATCGGCAGCACACGCCGCCGCGAGCGCACCCGTCTGCACGCAGCTCTGGCCTCGGGTGAGCTGCCCATCCTCGTCGGGACGCATGCCCTCATCGAGCCCAGCGTACACTTCCACTCCCTAGCCCTCTGCATCATCGACGAGCAGCACCGCTTCGGCGTCGTGCAGCGCTCGGGGCTGTGGGCGAAGAACGCCTCCTGGTACCCCCATATCCTCACCATGAGCGCCACGCCCATCCCGCGGACGCTGGCCATGACCCTCTACGGCGACCTCGATATCTCCGTCATCGACGAGCTGCCCCCGGGGCGCAAGCCGATACAGACCTACCACGTCAGTGAGGGCGAGCTCTTCCGCGTCTACCGCTTCCTCGAGCAGCAGATCGCCGAGGGGCGGCAGGCCTATGTCGTCTTCCCCATGATCGAGGAGCAGGAGCAGTCCGAGCTGCGCGCGCTGCAGGAGGGGATGATGCGCTATCGCGAGCGCTTCCCCGAGCTCGAGGTGGTGATGGTGCATGGCAAGATGAAGCCCGAGGAGAAGGATGCCCAGATGCAGCGCTTCGTCTCGGGAGAGGCGCAGATCCTCCTGGCGACGACCGTCATCGAGGTCGGGGTCAACGTGCCCAATGCCTCCGTGATGGTCATCGAGGGGGCCAATCGCTTCGGGCTGGCGCAGCTCCATCAGCTCCGCGGGCGCGTAGGCCGTGGGGCGAGTCAGAGCTATTGCATCCTCGTCACGGGCAGCAAGCTCGGCGAGGAGGCGCAGCGTCGCCTGCAGCTGATGGTGGAGACCAACGATGGCTTCGAGATCGCGGAGGCCGATATGCGCTTCCGCGGCTTCGGGGAGATCGACGGCACGCGGCAGAGCGGTCAGCTGCTGAGCCTGCGTATCGCCAATCCCGCCACCGATGGCGCTATGGTGCAGTACACGCGGGAGCTAGCCGAGCGCATCCTAGAGGCTGACCCCGAGCTGAGCCAGCCCGAGCACGCTCCGCTGCGTCGGCGTCTAGACGAGCTCTTCCGCGAGCGCCCGAGCTGGAGCCAGATCTCCTAG
- the typA gene encoding translational GTPase TypA gives MQDIRNVAIIAHVDHGKTTLVDKMLLAGKLFRDDKAAEVDTYLDNNDLERERGITILSKNVSIRYKDVKINIIDTPGHADFGGEVERVLNLADGCLLLVDAFEGPMPQTRFVLQKAIEMGLKPIVVINKVDKPNCRPEEVQDMVFDLMFSLNASEEQLDFETIYGSAKQGWMSKDYKTPTEDISILLDTIIEQIPAPKQIEGPAQMLITSLDYSSYVGRIAVGRVHRGTFREGQDVALCKRDGSVAKMRIKEVNIFEGLGRAKVESVSSGDICALIGIEGFEIGETLTDVSTPEPLDTIAVDEPTMSMLFTINNSPFYGKEGKFVTSRHIHDRLMKELDKNLALRVEPAETADSWIVYGRGVLHLSVLIETMRREGYELQVGQPQVIIHEIDGVKHEPVEHLTVNLPEEYASKIIDVVTRRKGEMTMMDNKNGRTFLEFTIPSRGIIGLNNYVLTASAGEAVMAHRFLEYQPWKGDIERRSNGSIIALETGTAYAYALNNLQSRGRFFISPQEEVYAGQVVGEHTKEGDLAVNVCKSKKLTNMRASGSDDKVSLAPPVVFSLEDALEYIRPDEYVEITPHSMRMRKIILDETERKRQSRG, from the coding sequence ATGCAGGACATTCGCAACGTAGCGATTATCGCGCACGTCGACCACGGTAAGACGACGCTCGTAGATAAGATGCTACTCGCCGGTAAGCTCTTCAGAGATGATAAGGCTGCCGAAGTAGACACCTACCTAGATAATAATGATCTCGAGCGGGAGCGCGGGATCACCATCCTCTCCAAGAACGTAAGCATACGCTACAAGGACGTCAAGATCAACATCATCGACACGCCTGGGCACGCCGACTTCGGCGGTGAGGTAGAGCGCGTGCTCAACCTCGCCGATGGCTGTCTGCTGCTCGTCGACGCCTTCGAGGGCCCCATGCCGCAGACGCGCTTCGTCCTGCAGAAGGCCATCGAGATGGGGCTCAAGCCCATCGTCGTCATCAACAAGGTGGACAAGCCCAACTGCCGTCCCGAGGAGGTGCAGGACATGGTCTTCGACCTGATGTTTAGCCTCAACGCGAGCGAGGAGCAGCTGGACTTCGAGACCATCTATGGCTCGGCCAAGCAGGGCTGGATGAGCAAGGACTACAAGACCCCCACGGAGGACATCTCCATCCTCCTCGATACCATCATCGAGCAGATCCCCGCGCCCAAGCAGATCGAGGGTCCCGCACAGATGCTCATCACCTCGCTCGACTACTCGAGCTACGTGGGGCGTATCGCCGTGGGGCGCGTGCACCGCGGTACCTTCCGCGAGGGGCAGGACGTCGCCCTCTGCAAGCGCGATGGCTCGGTAGCGAAGATGCGCATCAAGGAGGTCAATATCTTCGAGGGCCTCGGCCGTGCCAAGGTCGAGAGCGTCTCCTCGGGCGACATCTGTGCGCTCATTGGGATTGAGGGCTTCGAGATCGGTGAGACGCTCACCGACGTCTCCACGCCCGAGCCGCTGGATACCATCGCGGTGGACGAGCCCACGATGAGCATGCTCTTCACGATCAATAACTCGCCCTTCTACGGCAAGGAGGGTAAGTTCGTCACCTCGCGCCACATCCACGACCGCCTGATGAAGGAGCTGGACAAGAACCTTGCGCTGCGCGTCGAGCCCGCCGAGACGGCCGATAGCTGGATCGTCTACGGGCGTGGTGTGCTGCACCTCTCCGTCCTCATCGAGACGATGCGCCGTGAGGGCTACGAGCTGCAGGTAGGGCAGCCCCAGGTGATCATCCACGAGATCGACGGCGTCAAGCACGAGCCCGTCGAGCACCTCACGGTCAACCTCCCCGAGGAGTACGCCAGCAAGATCATCGACGTCGTCACCCGTCGCAAGGGCGAGATGACGATGATGGACAACAAGAACGGCCGCACCTTCCTCGAGTTCACCATCCCCTCGCGCGGTATCATTGGGCTCAACAACTACGTCCTCACCGCTTCGGCAGGGGAGGCCGTCATGGCCCACCGCTTCCTCGAGTACCAGCCCTGGAAGGGCGACATCGAGCGCCGCAGCAACGGCTCCATCATCGCCCTGGAGACGGGTACGGCCTATGCCTACGCCCTCAACAACCTCCAGAGCCGTGGCCGCTTCTTCATCTCCCCGCAGGAGGAGGTCTACGCCGGTCAGGTCGTAGGCGAGCACACCAAGGAGGGCGACCTCGCGGTGAACGTATGCAAGAGCAAGAAGCTGACGAATATGCGTGCCTCTGGCAGCGACGACAAGGTCTCGCTGGCGCCGCCCGTCGTCTTCAGCCTCGAGGATGCGCTGGAGTACATCCGCCCCGACGAGTACGTGGAGATCACGCCGCACTCGATGCGTATGCGTAAGATCATCCTCGACGAGACGGAGCGCAAGCGCCAGAGCCGCGGCTAG
- a CDS encoding dicarboxylate/amino acid:cation symporter, with the protein MLSRLRIGLLPRILLALVLGISLGGFVPEAFVRFFLTLNGLFAHFLDFIIPLIILALVAEAIGSIGHQAGRMLLLTVAIAYGSTIFSGYLAYFTGVSIFPRLIEGAETSAIAAPAEGLQPYFSLELPPVMGVMTALVLAFVLGLASAHLSVPTLRGLIVDMKEVVTKVIETVIVPLLPLYIFGIFLDMASSGKVLGVLLVFIKIIGVIFVLHIGLLLLQYTVAGLVTRRNPLKLLLTMMPAYFTALGTSSSAATIPVTLAGARRNGVSEGISAFVIPLCATIHLSGSMLKIVSCALALILVSGGAYDLGLFTQFILLLGITMVAAPGVPGGAIMAALAVLASVLGFTAEQQALMISLYITMDSFGTACNVTGDGAIALVIDRLIATPSEAPAAGPTTDSIDG; encoded by the coding sequence ATGCTATCACGACTACGTATAGGACTCCTGCCCCGCATCCTGCTGGCGCTCGTCCTGGGGATTAGCCTCGGAGGCTTCGTGCCTGAGGCCTTTGTGCGCTTCTTCCTCACCCTCAATGGGCTCTTCGCCCACTTCCTTGACTTCATCATCCCGCTGATCATCCTGGCGCTGGTGGCCGAGGCCATCGGCAGCATCGGCCATCAGGCGGGACGTATGCTCCTCCTGACGGTAGCTATCGCCTACGGCTCGACGATCTTCTCGGGCTACCTGGCTTACTTTACGGGTGTGAGCATCTTCCCGCGGCTCATCGAGGGGGCAGAGACTTCAGCGATCGCAGCGCCTGCCGAGGGACTGCAGCCCTACTTCAGCCTCGAGCTGCCACCCGTCATGGGCGTGATGACCGCGCTGGTGCTGGCCTTCGTCCTGGGACTGGCGAGCGCACACCTCTCGGTGCCGACGCTGCGCGGCCTCATCGTGGATATGAAGGAGGTGGTCACTAAGGTCATCGAGACGGTCATTGTGCCGCTCCTGCCGCTGTACATCTTCGGTATCTTCCTCGACATGGCCTCCAGCGGCAAGGTGCTGGGCGTGCTGTTGGTCTTCATCAAGATCATAGGCGTGATCTTCGTCCTGCATATCGGGCTGCTGCTCCTGCAGTACACGGTGGCGGGGCTCGTGACGCGGCGCAACCCGCTGAAGCTCCTCCTGACGATGATGCCTGCCTACTTCACCGCCCTCGGGACCTCCTCCTCGGCAGCGACCATCCCCGTGACGCTGGCCGGGGCGCGACGCAATGGCGTCAGTGAGGGCATCAGTGCCTTCGTCATCCCGCTCTGCGCTACCATCCACCTCTCGGGCAGCATGCTCAAGATCGTCTCCTGTGCCTTGGCCCTGATCCTGGTGAGCGGCGGGGCCTACGACCTCGGGCTTTTCACGCAGTTCATCCTGCTGCTGGGGATCACGATGGTCGCCGCCCCTGGCGTCCCTGGCGGGGCGATCATGGCCGCGCTGGCGGTGCTGGCCTCGGTGCTGGGCTTCACGGCGGAGCAGCAGGCCCTGATGATCTCACTCTACATCACGATGGACAGCTTCGGCACGGCCTGCAATGTCACGGGCGACGGAGCTATAGCCCTCGTCATTGATCGCCTGATCGCGACGCCCAGTGAGGCGCCTGCGGCAGGCCCGACTACAGACAGTATAGATGGATAG
- a CDS encoding HAD family phosphatase has translation MDRYSLALARYRQERGLTAALPALRAVLFDMDGVLFDSMPAHSRSWVEAAHSVGLEMQPEDAYWYEGQTGSYTIQLLYERCLGRKPSAEETKYLYELKTELFVRYDGGGILEGVPEVLAAVSDLGRLVVTGSSQPTLLSRLETAFPGVFSRPLMVTGKDVKQGKPFPEPYLMGLEKAGVAPEEALVVENAPMGVEAAVAAGIFTIAVNTGLLPDSALSDRGAHLVFPSMKALAEALPELRRRWTME, from the coding sequence ATGGATAGATATTCGCTTGCGCTCGCGCGCTACCGTCAGGAGCGTGGCCTCACGGCCGCGCTGCCTGCACTCCGTGCCGTCCTCTTCGATATGGACGGCGTCCTCTTCGACTCCATGCCCGCGCATAGCCGCTCCTGGGTGGAGGCCGCTCACAGTGTCGGCCTCGAGATGCAGCCCGAGGATGCCTACTGGTACGAGGGGCAGACGGGCAGCTATACGATACAGCTACTCTACGAGCGTTGCCTGGGGCGCAAGCCCAGTGCCGAGGAGACCAAGTACCTCTATGAGCTGAAGACCGAGCTCTTCGTCCGCTACGACGGAGGCGGTATCCTCGAGGGTGTCCCCGAGGTGCTGGCAGCGGTGTCGGACCTCGGGCGCCTCGTCGTCACGGGCTCCTCCCAGCCCACGCTGCTCTCACGTCTCGAGACGGCCTTCCCTGGGGTCTTCTCCCGTCCGCTGATGGTCACGGGCAAGGACGTCAAGCAGGGCAAGCCCTTCCCCGAGCCCTACCTGATGGGGCTGGAGAAGGCTGGGGTTGCCCCTGAGGAGGCGCTGGTGGTGGAGAATGCACCCATGGGCGTAGAGGCCGCCGTCGCTGCGGGCATCTTCACCATAGCGGTGAATACGGGCCTGCTGCCCGATAGCGCCCTCAGCGATCGCGGTGCGCACCTTGTCTTCCCCTCGATGAAGGCGCTGGCGGAGGCCCTACCCGAGCTGCGCCGCCGCTGGACGATGGAGTAG